CTTACAAAGTACGTTCAAGAGTTCGATCTCGGGCTCGACGACACCGTCGCGACCGCGCTGCTGTACGGCATCCGCGCCGAGACCTTGGACTTCAAGCGCGATACGACGCCTGCCGATCTGACCGCGGCCTCGTATCTCTACCCCTTCGCCGATCACGACACCTTAGAACAGGTCGAGTCGCCGTCGATGAGCCCCGAGACGCTCGACGTGCTCGCCGAGGCCATCCGGAATCGGGAGGTCAGGGGCTCACATCTCGTCTCGAACGCGGGGTTCATCCACGACCGCGACGCGCTCAGCCAGGCCGCCCAGCATCTCCTGAATCTGGAGGGTGTCACCACGACCGCGGTGTTCGCCATCGACGACGAGCGCATCACCCTTTCGGCGCGCTCGAAGGACATTCGACTCAACATCCGGAACATTCTGGAAGACGCCTTCGAGGACATCGGCGAGGCCGTGGGCCATTCGACCGACGCAACCGTCACGATCCCGCTCGGCATCTTCACCGGAATCGAGACCAGCGACGACAACCGCGAGACGCTGCTCAAGCTCACCGAGGAAGCAGTCCGGAGAAAGCTGTTCACCGCGATGGGCGTCGACGAGAACGGAAGTTAGGCCGTCGCTTCCGTCTCGCCCTCGCTTTCGCGTTCGCGGAGGCGCTCGATGACGTCGTTGACGAGGACGACATCGCCGACCGAGCGCACCCACCGGAACGGTACGATGACGCCGCCGGCGTTGCGCGCGCGCCCGCCGAGCACTTCGCGGTTCAGCCCGCCAACCGCGATTCCCGTGACGACCTCGTGATCGAGATCGATACGGACGTCTTCGACCTCACCGACGAACACACCGTTGTTCGAATACACCTCGCGGCCGACGAGCGAGCCGATCTCCGCTGGCGTCGCATCCATACCCGGCCATACGCCGACGGGGACTTAACTGTTGGCGGACTGGATGTGACAGCAGTCGTCCGATCGAAGTTCTGAGCGACAGAGCCCCATCGGTATCGAACGTTTCGATACGCTCGTACTGCCCGCTGGACCCCTGGGAGGCCGATTCGAACGAGGAGCGAACTCATGTGCCCCCAGTGTCGTCTTCCGGTTTCAGACGAACCCTCGTGGGGTTGAAACGTCGAGAGCTACGTCCCACATGCCCAGGCATCGTATAACCAGCAGTGCTATCGAAACGGACTNGGTTTCAGACGAACCCTCGTGGGGTTGAAACGTCGAGAGCTACGTCCCACATGCCCAGGCATCGTATAACCAGCAGTGCTATCGAAACGGACTGTATTCACCGTTGATGTCCCATTCGTGAACACAGTAGACGCGACCGACCGCATCGCCGTCGATCATCCACGTCGCCGCGCCCTCGTTCCAGGCTTCCTGTCGGCCACACTGTACACACTCGCGTTCGCGTGGTGGCACGAGATCAGCACTCATGCGCTCCCGTACGACACGATAGCTCTTAACCACTCGGTCGGACCATCCGCCGGCGCTGGTCGCGACTCCCATCGGGAGTGCGAAGATCCGCAGTGTCGTGTCCAACCGGATGTGGATTGGATACTCGACAACCGTTTTCGGTTTGCCTGTCGAGAGACGAACATCGTTGTCGGTGTTCTATGATGTATGTATATGTTTAGAGAGTTTGTAGGGTATTGGTATGTTATAGCATAACACTTTAATCGGTCGGTGTCGTCGAAGCTACATGGTCAGGACCGACCCGTATAGCCCGGAGGAATCGTACTACGAGTGCATGGACTGTCACAACCGGGTCGCCGCCGACGAAGGTGGTGGGCTGTGTCCGGAGTGTGGCGGTCCGCTCCAGAACCTCGCGGTCTCGCGCGAGTAATCAGAAGTCAGGGAGGTCGTCGGGTGCGTCGTAGTCGGCCTCCCAGTCGATGTACTCGCTTTTCAGCACGTCACAGACGGTCTGGCCGAGTTCGGTCAGGCCGGCGTTGATCGACGATACCCGCTGCCACGAGTCGAGTTCGGAGTGGAGGTCGCGTTCCTTCCAGTCCTCAGGGAGACCGGGCGCGTGATACCCGACCCTGTCGGCGAAGTCGTCCCAGAAGAAGTCGAAACGAGTGAGGAGTTCGAGATCGCGGACGATGGCGAACTCGGTCTCGGTCACGTCGGTGTCGGCCCGCCACGCCGCGAACGCCTCCTCCCACGCGCCCTCGGCGAGAAAGTCGCCGAGTTCCTCGCGGCGATACTCGTCGCCGCCCACCTCGGCGTCGTCGTAGTCGTCGGCGTCGACGCCGGTGGCGAGTTCGGGCGGGGCTGGCGTCTCGACGTCGAGGCTCATATCGGGGCGTGGCGAGCGCCGCGGATAAGCGTTCCTCGCTACAGCCGCCGAACGCACGTTCGTCGAACGACCACCGAACGCGGACGCCGGCGGAATCCAGCAGGCTCATTCCGATCGTAGCCGAACGGCCGCCATGACCGACTTGATAGAGACGCACATCGAGAACCGCGTCATGGTTCAGCCGAACCACGCCAACAACCTCCAGACCGCCCACGGTGGTCACGTTCTGAAGTGGATGGACGAAGTGGGCGCGATGAGCGCGATGCGCTTCGCGGGCAGCTCGTGTGTCACCGCACGGATCAACCAGGTCGACTTCGAGCGCCCGATCCAGGTCGGCGATACGTCACTCATCAAATCGTACGTCTACCGCGCCGGGCGGACGAGCGTGCGGGTCAGGCTGCAGGTCTACCGGGAAAACCTTCGGAACGGAAAGCAGCAGAAAGCGACCGAATCGTACTTCGTATACGTCGCCATCGACGACGACCGTGAGCCCACGACCGTCCCCGAACTCGATGTCAGCTCCGACAGAGGCGAACGGCTACGAGAGGAAGCGCTCGCCGGCGAAGGCCAGTAAGCGACCACTGCGCACGCTCCGCAGCTATCGAACACGGATCGGCCGAAAGACACTACGACGGTGGTCGCTCCGATCGACACCGACACCACCAACCAGCCCGAACAGTCGAACACTTCGACGGAGAATCCGACGGGGAAGAACGACCTCGACGGGTTCATCGCAGACGGCACCACTGGTGTAGTCGCGGAGTAGCCGACATCGAGAAAGGTGTTCTCGGCCACCAGTCGTCACGTCGGCGATCGCCGCGTGGTTCGCTACTCGTGGATCGTAAACTGGAGACGCTCTCGCTCGCTCCGATAGTAGCGTTCGGTCAACTGGTCTTGGGTTTCGAACGTCTTCGGAACGTACCGTCCGCTCACGCTCACCGTCATCGGCGACGTATCGAACGGGTATGGCTCGATCCGCACCGCCATCTCGTCGGTCGGGACGACGTGTAGCTCCGTCTGACTGTCCTCGGTCCCGTCGGTGATCGGCACAGGACCGAGTGTCGTCTCGGGTAGTGGGGTGTTCTCACAGAGATACAGCGAAAGACGGTCGTAGATTTCGAGCAGGAGGTAGTTGTGCCACGTTCGACAGTGCCCCGAATACGCACCCGTCTCGTGGATCTCCTCCAGAAAGGCCAGATCGTCGGCAGAGACGTATCGTGAAAAGCGGTCGTCGTCGTTCAACTGCCCCACGACCTCCTTTTGGAGCTGTTCTTGCTCCGCGATGAAGTCGGCATACACCGGGTCATCGTGCATGTCCGGGATGTCGCAACGAGCGCCATACCCCTGCCTTCTGAGTCCGGTGCCGTGAAGCGAGACGAGGAGACCGGCGTAGGTGTCGATCGCCACCGTGTTTTCGACACCGGAGCGATAGACCGTCGTCCATTCCTCGCCGGGGTACTCACGAAACCCGAGCGGTCTTGCCCCATCAGGGTGGATCGACGGTGCGAGGTCGTACTGTCGCCATCCGCGGTCGTGGTCCTCCGCAGCGATGATCATCGAGTGGTCGGGGGCTGGACGCTCGAACCGCTCGTTTCCCCAGTGGCGGGCGATCTGGCCGGTGAGATGGGCATGATCCGGCTGTGGGACGAGCCGAAAGCGATCGGCGTCCTCTGCGACGATCATTCGTTTCGGTTCGCGCGGGCGGCGCATGAGAGTTCTGCCATCGCAGTGACCGGCACGGAATCGCGCTCGCCGGCAACGGCGAACCGACGGCGAACATCGATCCCGACAGGGGTAAGAAACCGGGGTTCGTGGGTTCGTCAATGAGCGATCCAGCGACGACCGCGGACGCTGATTCCGGGTCCGGCCCCGCCGCTGGAGCCGGGCCGGGCAGCGTCCGGGTCGTCGGCACTGCCCACGTCTCGGCCGACAGCGTCGACGAGGTCGAGCGCACCATCGCCGACGAGCGGCCCGATATCGTGGCGGTCGAACTCGACGAGGGGCGCTACCGCCAGATGAAAGGCGAAGAGCCCGATGATCTCGACGCGGGCGACCTCCTCCGTGGAAACACCGTCTTCCAGTTCCTCGCATACTGGCTGCTCTCCTATGTGCAGACCAGACTCGGCGACGAGTTCGACATCAAACCCGGAGCGGACATGCTCGCGGCGATCGAGACCGCCGAAGACCTCGGCCTCGGGATCGCGCTCGTCGATCGCGACATCCAGATCACCGTACAGCGCTTCTGGACCCGGATGACCGGGATCGAGAAACTCCGGATGCTGTCGAGCCTCCCGCTGGCGTTCGCCCCGCCGTCGGCGGTCGCGCTCGGACTCGGCCTTTCGGTGGGGGCGATCGTCGGCTTTCCGCTGGAGGCGCTGTTCGGCCCGCTCGTCATTCCATCCGGGCTCGCGCTGCCCGGGCTCGTCGTCTCGGCGGTCGATTTCCTCCTGGTCGGGAGTTTGGTCGGTCTCGGCGTCGCACTGCTCTTCGTCGCCGTCCTCGCGCTGACCGCTCCCGCGGAGGACGAACGGGAGGAGCTGGCGATGGAGGACCTGACCGACGCTGACGTCGTCGGCGCGATGTTGGAGGAGTTTCGAGCCTTTTCGCCGGGCGGCGCGGAGGCGCTGATCGACGAGCGCGACGCGTTCATCGCCCACCGGCTCGTGGAACTCCGCGAGGCGGGCCATCGGGTGGTCGCGGTGGTCGGCGCGGGCCACCAAAACGGCATCGAGCGCTATCTCGACGATCCGGAGCTCCTGCCGCCTCGATCGGAGCTCGTCGGCCGGGAGTCAGGCCGGCGGTTCTCTCCCTACAAGATCGTCGGCTACCTGTTCACGCTCGGCTTTCTCGCCTTCTTCGTCCTGCTCGCGATGGCTGGCGCGCGCAACGAGTTCCTCCTCCAACTGTTCGGCGCGTGGTTCCTCATCAACGGCGTCTTTGCGGCCGCACTCGCCCGCGTCGCGGGCGCACACTGGACCAGCGCGAGCGTCGGAGGGCTGGTCGCGTGGCTCACCAGCGTGAACCCGCTGCTCGCACCGGGCTGGTTCGCAGGCTACGTCGAACTCCGCTATCTGGACGTGAACATCGGCGACATCGGGAGGTTGAACGAGATCCTCGGCGACGAGGAGGCCCCGATCCCCGAACTCCTCGATCGGCTCCAGGAGGTCGCCCTCTTCCGACTGATCGCGGTGGTCGCGCTGACCAACGTCGGAAGCATCGTCGCGAGTTTCCTCTTCCTCTCGGTCGTGCTCCCCTACTTCTCCGCCAGCGTCGACATCACCCAATTGATGCTCGAGGGCGCGCGAAACAGCGCCGATCTCATCTGGGAGACAGTGACGTGATACTGTCGGACAGAACGGTCTCGAAAACGACGCTGGAATATCCAGTTGCTGTCCGGCGTCTTCGGCCGTTCGATATTCGCGTGTTTCTGTCCGACAGTATGAGCCGGAGGGGTTCCGCGTGAGGTTCGCCCGACGAGAGCTGATCGACCTCGCGATCGCGTGGATCGCGCTCGGGTTCGCGTTCGCGCTCTTCTTCGATCCGCAGGCCGGGCGGATCATCAGAGTCGGGCTCGCCACCGGACGCCCGCGGACGCTCGTCTCACCGGTGATCGTCGACGCGTTCGCGCTCAGCATGCTCACGGCGGGGATCGGCTTTCTGCTCCACGAGCTCGCCCACAAGATCGTCGCCCAGCGCTTCGGCCAGATCGCCCACTTCCGCGCCGACTACGGGATGTTGTTCATCGCGGTCGCGAGCGCGTTCGCGGGCTTTCTGTTCGCCGCTCCCGGCGCGGTCTATCACCGCGGGCGGATCACCGAACGACAGAACGGCCTGATCGCGCTCGCCGGCCCAGTGACGAACCTCGTGCTCGCGGCCGCGTTCGCACCGCTCGCGCTCCTTTCGGGCGGATTTCTCGGCGACATCGGCGCGTTCGGCGTCGGGATCAATCTTCTCCTGGCAGGGTTCAACATGCTCCCGTTCGGTCCGCTCGACGGCCGAAAGGTGCTCTCGTGGAGCGTCGTCGTCTTCGTGATCGCGTTCGTCGTGAGTGCGGGCTCGGCGGTGTTCGTCCTCTTCCGGTTCGGTCTCGGCTCGCTCGGGCTGTAGGCCAAATCTCATACCCACCGCCGTCGCTCGGACGACCACGACGGACGATCACCCGGAACGGAAACCGACCACAGAGTGGCCATCGGTGGGCTTTTGTCCGCGCTCCGCGCCGCTTCCGCCATGACCGACGAATCCGACGAGTCGCCCACGGACGCCGACGACGAGGAACTCACCTACGCCGAAACGGGCGTCGACATCGCGGCGAGCGAGGCCGCGACCGCGGCGCTCGTCGGGGCGGTGGGAGACGACGGCGACGCCGAAGGCGACTACGCCGGCCTCGTCGATCTCGGCGACCAGTATCTCGCCTTGGCGACCGACGGCGTCGGCACCAAGCTCCTCGTCGCCGACGCGATGGACGATTACTCCACGGTCGGGATCGACTGTATCGCGATGAACGCGAACGACCTCGTGGCTGCCGGGGTCGAGCCGGTGGCGTTCGTCGATTACCTCGCGGTCGACGAGCCCGACGACGCGACCGCCGCGGCAATCGGCGAGGGGCTCGCGGCCGGGGCCGAGCAGGCGGACATCGCCCTCGTCGGCGGCGAGACCGCGGTGATGCCCGAGGTCGTTCGAGGTCTCGACATCGCGGGGACGTGCGCTGGCCTCGCGGAAGAGAGGGATCTCTTCGACGGAGCAGCGGTCGGTGACGCGCTCGTCGGCTTTCCGTCCTCGGGGATCCACTCGAACGGGCTGACGCTCGCGCGCGAGGCCGCCACCCGCACGGGCGAGTACGACGACCCGTTCCCGCCCGATCCCGATCGAACGGTGGGCGAGGTGTTGCTGGAGCCGACCAAAATCTACGCCGATCTGCTCGACCCGCTTCACGACCACGCGGCCCACGCCGCCGCCCACGTCACTGGCGGCGGCTGGACGAACCTCTCGCGGATGGGGGCGTTCCACTACGAGATCACCGATCCGCTTCCCGTTCCAGATGTTTTCTCGTTCGTGGCGGACGCGGGCAACGTCACCGACGAGGAGCTGTACCGGACGTTCAACATGGGAATGGGATTCGTCGCGGCGCTCGATCCAGACGACGCCGACGCGCTCGCGGCGGCGACCGACGGTCAGGTGATCGGCCACGTCGAGGAAGGGTCCGGCGTCGCCGTTCGCGATCTCGCACTCGACTGAGTGGCGTTTCAATCTTCAGGTTGTGAGTGTATCGCGTCCTGAATTGATAGTGAAAACAGCGTTCTGACGGAAATGGCGGATAGATAGAGAGAATCTATTTCGCACGGTCGCCGCTAACTCACCAAACTGTCGTCAGAAGTGATGTTCTGAACCCAGAGTGTGTATCCTACATAACCCGCAGGGAAATGTATTCAGCCTGCTTCGTCCTTGGTCTTAGCCCTATTTTCGCCCTCACTACCATCTTCACCATCCCTTTCACCTTCGTCGTCATTGCCGCGTACTCGGTTCAGACTTCTCCTTGGGAGGGTTTTCAAACCCGTTATCCAGTTCCACATACCACCTAATAGCGATGGTTGCGAGTCTGTGCTGTCCGGTAAAGATTTCGTCGGTCATCCATCGACGGTCACCTCGGTTGCGAGCAAGTCGCCACCGCCCTCCGCTGGCGATGGCNTTTCGTCGGTCATCCATCGACGGTCACCTCGGTTGCGAGCAAGTCGCCACCGCCCTCCGCTGGCGATGGCACCAACCGCTCGAATGCCTCGGCTGGCGTCTCCAGCGTGTCCCAGTCGAGGCTCATGTGCGGGCGCTCCTCGTTGTAGAAGGTGAGGAACTCATCCAGAGTTCCGAACCGCTGGCGGTGCTTCTCGTAGGTCTGGAAGAACCGTTCGATCTTCCCGTTCGACTGTGGTCGCCCGACCTTGCAGAGCGTGTGTTCGATGTCATTGTCGTGGAGAAAGCGTTCGAACTCGTGATCGAGCCATGGCCGATCATCCTGGCGGGGGTTGACGAATTCCGATCCGTGATCGGTGATGACCTCCAAGATCGGGATCGGACTGTCGAACTCCTCGTCAACGCTTTCGAGGAGTTCGACGGCCTGGCTCGCCGAACTACCGTCAGTCTCGATCATGTCGAAGACGCGCCGCGAGGCGTCGTCTTCGACCGCCAGCACCTGCTGTCCGCGGTCGTTGTGGTACCAGTCCAGATGGACCGTCACCGCCGCATTCTCGCGTTCGAAACGAACCCACGGCCGCTTGCGGCCCTGCTTGGTTGGATTCTCACTCACGTGGTCGTGCTCCTGAAGAATCTCGTGGACGCGGTTATTGGCGATCGAGAGGCCGTCTCTGACGCGGAGTACATGGGCGATGACGACTGCGCCAGCGCGGAGGCGCTGGCGTAGGTCGAGTACCCGTTCTTCGAGGTCGTCAGGATACTCTGCGTAGGGTCTGCGTCCGGGTGTTTCCAACTGTGGGATCTCACCGCTCTCACGGTACGCTTTGGCGAGTTGCTGGACTCGCCGCCGAGTGATCCCGAATTGCTCAGCAACCAACCCAGTATCCATGCCGTGGTCACCAACACGCTGACAGATTCGGGTGGCGTCATCCTGAGCAAGTTTCATCTCACCTGGTTGATCGTCGGGCAGATAGCGCCGACGAAATCTTNCAACACGCTGACAGATTCGGGTGGCGTCATCCTGAGCAAGTTTCATCTCACCTGGTTGATCGTCGGGCAGATAGCGCCGACGAAATCTTTGGCGGACACTACACGATGG
The genomic region above belongs to Halococcus salifodinae DSM 8989 and contains:
- a CDS encoding PRC-barrel domain-containing protein; the protein is MDATPAEIGSLVGREVYSNNGVFVGEVEDVRIDLDHEVVTGIAVGGLNREVLGGRARNAGGVIVPFRWVRSVGDVVLVNDVIERLRERESEGETEATA
- a CDS encoding HEWD family protein; its protein translation is MSADLVPPRERECVQCGRQEAWNEGAATWMIDGDAVGRVYCVHEWDINGEYSPFR
- a CDS encoding rubrerythrin-like domain-containing protein, with the translated sequence MVRTDPYSPEESYYECMDCHNRVAADEGGGLCPECGGPLQNLAVSRE
- a CDS encoding acyl-CoA thioesterase, with amino-acid sequence MTDLIETHIENRVMVQPNHANNLQTAHGGHVLKWMDEVGAMSAMRFAGSSCVTARINQVDFERPIQVGDTSLIKSYVYRAGRTSVRVRLQVYRENLRNGKQQKATESYFVYVAIDDDREPTTVPELDVSSDRGERLREEALAGEGQ
- a CDS encoding DUF3891 family protein — encoded protein: MIVAEDADRFRLVPQPDHAHLTGQIARHWGNERFERPAPDHSMIIAAEDHDRGWRQYDLAPSIHPDGARPLGFREYPGEEWTTVYRSGVENTVAIDTYAGLLVSLHGTGLRRQGYGARCDIPDMHDDPVYADFIAEQEQLQKEVVGQLNDDDRFSRYVSADDLAFLEEIHETGAYSGHCRTWHNYLLLEIYDRLSLYLCENTPLPETTLGPVPITDGTEDSQTELHVVPTDEMAVRIEPYPFDTSPMTVSVSGRYVPKTFETQDQLTERYYRSERERLQFTIHE
- a CDS encoding TraB/GumN family protein, with translation MSDPATTADADSGSGPAAGAGPGSVRVVGTAHVSADSVDEVERTIADERPDIVAVELDEGRYRQMKGEEPDDLDAGDLLRGNTVFQFLAYWLLSYVQTRLGDEFDIKPGADMLAAIETAEDLGLGIALVDRDIQITVQRFWTRMTGIEKLRMLSSLPLAFAPPSAVALGLGLSVGAIVGFPLEALFGPLVIPSGLALPGLVVSAVDFLLVGSLVGLGVALLFVAVLALTAPAEDEREELAMEDLTDADVVGAMLEEFRAFSPGGAEALIDERDAFIAHRLVELREAGHRVVAVVGAGHQNGIERYLDDPELLPPRSELVGRESGRRFSPYKIVGYLFTLGFLAFFVLLAMAGARNEFLLQLFGAWFLINGVFAAALARVAGAHWTSASVGGLVAWLTSVNPLLAPGWFAGYVELRYLDVNIGDIGRLNEILGDEEAPIPELLDRLQEVALFRLIAVVALTNVGSIVASFLFLSVVLPYFSASVDITQLMLEGARNSADLIWETVT
- the purM gene encoding phosphoribosylformylglycinamidine cyclo-ligase; amino-acid sequence: MTDESDESPTDADDEELTYAETGVDIAASEAATAALVGAVGDDGDAEGDYAGLVDLGDQYLALATDGVGTKLLVADAMDDYSTVGIDCIAMNANDLVAAGVEPVAFVDYLAVDEPDDATAAAIGEGLAAGAEQADIALVGGETAVMPEVVRGLDIAGTCAGLAEERDLFDGAAVGDALVGFPSSGIHSNGLTLAREAATRTGEYDDPFPPDPDRTVGEVLLEPTKIYADLLDPLHDHAAHAAAHVTGGGWTNLSRMGAFHYEITDPLPVPDVFSFVADAGNVTDEELYRTFNMGMGFVAALDPDDADALAAATDGQVIGHVEEGSGVAVRDLALD
- a CDS encoding integrase core domain-containing protein; amino-acid sequence: MKLAQDDATRICQRVGDHGMDTGLVAEQFGITRRRVQQLAKAYRESGEIPQLETPGRRPYAEYPDDLEERVLDLRQRLRAGAVVIAHVLRVRDGLSIANNRVHEILQEHDHVSENPTKQGRKRPWVRFERENAAVTVHLDWYHNDRGQQVLAVEDDASRRVFDMIETDGSSASQAVELLESVDEEFDSPIPILEVITDHGSEFVNPRQDDRPWLDHEFERFLHDNDIEHTLCKVGRPQSNGKIERFFQTYEKHRQRFGTLDEFLTFYNEERPHMSLDWDTLETPAEAFERLVPSPAEGGGDLLATEVTVDG